CCGTTGATCGTCAGTTCGATCATTCGAAGAAGGCCTCAAATGTCGCAGATGTCATATCGGCGAGTATAGGCGCGTGGTGCCGAATTAGACAGCCACAACTCAACGACGCATCAGAGGCCGTGCCGTTTTGCCGGGCCGCTTGTCCCGGCCGGCAGGGCTTTCGTGCAGGTTACGCCTCCACCCGCATGTCTTCCGCGTGCCAGCGCTGGGCGAGATCGTTGAGGCCTTCCAGAACGTCCTTCAGCTCAGCCCCGCGCGGGGTGAGCGAATAGGTGACGGCCGGCGGCACGGTCGGCTTGTAGTCCCGGTGGATGAGGCCAGCGCCTTCCAGCATGCGCAGCCGCTCGGTCAGCACTTTGGAGGAAATGCCGGGCATGCCGGCTTTCAGCTCACCGTAGCGTTGCGGCCCCTGAGAGCGCAGCAGCCACAGGATATAAGTCGTCCACGGCCCCATCAGCAGTTTCAGCAGGGAATCCATTGGGCAGGCCGTGTGATTTTCGTTCTGCGGTTTCGTTGTTCTGGTCATGGGGCACCTGTGAGCTGAGAAAAAGTCTGCCTGGCCCTTTAGTTACTATTTGGAACCTACTTTTTCAAGGGAACCGCTGACCTATATGGGCCAGGTCGGGCGCTATGAAGGGCCCCACGAAACACATAGCGGAGTAGGACACATGACAAAGATCGCAATCGTGTATTTCAGCGGCTACGGCCACACTCAGAAACAGGCGGAAGCCGTGCACGCCGGGGCCAGCTCGGTGGAGGGCGCCGACGTAAAACTGTTCCGGATCAATGAAGAAGGCGACCTCGGCGAAGGCGAATTCGAAGCGCTGGCCGGATATGACGCCATCATCTATGGCAGCCCGACCTATATGGGCGGCCCGGCCTGGCAGTTCAAAAAGTTCGCCGATGCCACGTCCAAGCCCTGGTTTACGCAGGAATGGAAAGACAAGATCGCCGGCGGCTTCACCAACTCCGCCTCTGTGAACGGCGACAAGAAGGCG
This is a stretch of genomic DNA from Hyphomonas adhaerens MHS-3. It encodes these proteins:
- a CDS encoding winged helix-turn-helix transcriptional regulator, encoding MTRTTKPQNENHTACPMDSLLKLLMGPWTTYILWLLRSQGPQRYGELKAGMPGISSKVLTERLRMLEGAGLIHRDYKPTVPPAVTYSLTPRGAELKDVLEGLNDLAQRWHAEDMRVEA
- a CDS encoding flavodoxin family protein, with product MTKIAIVYFSGYGHTQKQAEAVHAGASSVEGADVKLFRINEEGDLGEGEFEALAGYDAIIYGSPTYMGGPAWQFKKFADATSKPWFTQEWKDKIAGGFTNSASVNGDKKATLDYFFTLSQQHGQVWVGTGLLPANTKAHGPDDVNWTGGFSGAMAISPSDASPEEAPGKGDLETARQYGVRVAEAAKRWAQ